A region from the Flavobacterium enshiense genome encodes:
- a CDS encoding acetyl-CoA carboxylase carboxyltransferase subunit alpha, with protein MEYLDFELPIKELEDQLDKCQIIGQESDVDVSSTCKQIEQKLEETKKEIYKNLTAWQRVQLSRHPNRPYTMDHVRALCGETFLELFGDRGVKDDKAMIGGLGKINGQSFMIVGQQKGYNTKTRQFRNFGMANPEGYRKALRLMKMAEKFGIPVLTLIDTPGAYPGLEAEERGQGEAIARNILEMIRLKVPIVSVIVGEGASGGALGIGVGDRVLMMENTWYSVISPESCSSILWKSWEYKEQAAEALKLTSADMKRQKLVDDIIPEPLGGAHYDRETTFKTVEEYVMKAFNELKDLSTEELVAQRMDKYSKMGEYKE; from the coding sequence ATGGAATACTTAGATTTTGAACTTCCGATCAAAGAGCTTGAAGATCAATTGGATAAATGCCAGATTATTGGTCAGGAATCAGATGTGGATGTATCCTCAACCTGCAAGCAGATCGAACAGAAATTAGAAGAAACTAAGAAAGAAATATATAAAAATCTTACAGCGTGGCAGCGAGTTCAGTTGTCCAGACATCCAAACCGTCCTTATACGATGGATCACGTAAGAGCTTTGTGCGGTGAAACTTTTCTGGAACTTTTTGGTGACAGAGGTGTGAAAGACGACAAAGCAATGATTGGTGGTCTTGGAAAAATCAACGGACAATCATTCATGATCGTTGGTCAGCAAAAAGGCTACAATACTAAAACACGTCAGTTCCGTAATTTCGGTATGGCAAATCCTGAAGGATACCGTAAAGCGCTTCGTTTAATGAAGATGGCTGAAAAATTCGGAATTCCGGTGCTTACTTTAATCGATACTCCGGGAGCATATCCAGGGTTGGAAGCAGAAGAAAGAGGTCAGGGAGAAGCAATTGCCCGTAATATTCTTGAAATGATCCGTCTGAAAGTGCCTATCGTATCAGTTATTGTAGGAGAAGGAGCTTCAGGTGGTGCATTGGGAATCGGTGTTGGAGACAGAGTTTTGATGATGGAAAATACTTGGTATTCTGTAATTTCTCCTGAGTCTTGTTCATCAATCCTTTGGAAGAGCTGGGAATACAAAGAGCAGGCAGCTGAAGCGTTGAAATTGACTTCAGCTGATATGAAAAGACAAAAGTTAGTAGACGATATCATTCCTGAACCACTAGGTGGAGCGCACTATGACAGAGAAACTACTTTTAAAACAGTTGAAGAATATGTAATGAAAGCTTTTAATGAGTTGAAAGACTTATCAACAGAAGAATTAGTAGCACAACGTATGGATAAATACAGTAAAATGGGTGAGTACAAGGAGTAA
- a CDS encoding DMT family transporter, giving the protein MQNDKVRSYIHLHFIVFIWGFTAVLGKLISLDALPLVWYRMMIAVSIIFLYVKIRKTPLALSKRLLFGFLFSGLVIALHWLTFFQAIKVSNISVTLACLSTGALFASVLEPIFYGKKIVVYEVLFGLLVVFGLGIIFKVEGNYVEGILLALTSAFLSALFSVINGKFAKHNDASVITLYELAGGIGFLSVYLLFSGQFTKEFFQISTSDLLWLFVLGSFCTAYAFLASVKVMKFLTPYTVMLTINLEPIYGIILGILVFSESEKMSPEFYIGASIILITVILNGIIKNYKKVKN; this is encoded by the coding sequence ATGCAAAACGATAAAGTAAGAAGCTACATTCATCTCCATTTTATTGTATTCATTTGGGGATTTACAGCCGTTTTGGGAAAACTGATTTCTCTTGATGCGCTGCCTTTGGTTTGGTATCGAATGATGATTGCCGTTTCGATTATCTTCCTTTATGTAAAAATCAGAAAAACTCCTTTAGCGCTGTCCAAGCGCTTGCTGTTCGGTTTTTTGTTTTCCGGACTGGTTATCGCGCTGCACTGGCTTACGTTCTTTCAGGCAATTAAAGTTTCAAATATATCGGTAACCCTGGCATGTCTGTCTACGGGAGCCTTGTTTGCCTCTGTTTTGGAGCCGATTTTCTATGGTAAAAAGATTGTTGTGTATGAAGTCCTGTTCGGTTTATTGGTAGTTTTCGGATTGGGGATTATCTTTAAAGTGGAAGGCAATTATGTGGAAGGGATTTTATTGGCATTAACCTCTGCTTTTCTTTCAGCGTTGTTCTCAGTTATTAACGGAAAGTTTGCTAAGCATAACGATGCTTCTGTTATAACTTTATATGAACTCGCTGGAGGTATTGGATTTTTGTCGGTATACCTGTTGTTTTCCGGACAGTTTACGAAAGAATTTTTCCAGATTTCAACATCTGATTTGCTGTGGCTGTTTGTTTTAGGATCGTTTTGTACGGCCTATGCGTTCCTGGCTTCAGTGAAAGTAATGAAATTTCTAACACCATATACGGTAATGCTGACCATTAATCTGGAACCGATTTATGGTATTATATTAGGGATTTTAGTGTTCAGCGAAAGTGAAAAAATGAGTCCCGAATTTTATATCGGTGCTTCCATTATATTAATAACCGTCATATTGAACGGTATCATAAAAAACTATAAGAAAGTTAAAAACTAA
- a CDS encoding LptF/LptG family permease, with translation MKIIDNYILKRYLGTFTVMLLLFIPIGIVIDVSEKVNKMIENKVPFVEVANYYLDFTVYFANMLFPIFLFLSVIWFTSKLANNTEIIAILSSGISFTRFLRPYIIGATIVSLFALLMAFILVPNASKGYNDFRYTYLKNNPKVRENLDVYRQISKDEFIYVSNFNYMSKMGFNFSLEKFKGDKLEYKISANRIKWNEADSTYTLFGFKKRIVGELDDKLESASQKDMVLNFDIDDLTPVVYIAETMTFGELNKFIEKERARGSSNINTYEVVKYKKFSLPVSAFILTIIAVAVSAMKRRGGMGVNLALGIALAFTFIFFDKVFGTLAEASSMPPFVAVWLPNFIFGILAIYLLRNAKR, from the coding sequence ATGAAAATAATCGATAATTATATCTTAAAGCGTTATTTAGGGACCTTCACTGTAATGTTATTGTTGTTCATTCCAATCGGAATCGTAATAGACGTTTCGGAGAAAGTGAACAAGATGATTGAGAACAAAGTTCCGTTTGTGGAAGTTGCCAATTATTACCTTGATTTTACGGTTTATTTCGCCAACATGCTTTTTCCGATTTTCTTATTCTTATCGGTTATCTGGTTTACATCCAAATTGGCTAATAATACGGAAATTATCGCAATTTTAAGTTCCGGAATTTCATTTACCCGTTTTCTCAGGCCTTATATTATAGGTGCAACGATAGTTTCTTTATTTGCTTTGCTGATGGCTTTCATTTTGGTGCCAAATGCGAGTAAGGGTTATAATGATTTTAGATATACCTATTTAAAAAACAATCCCAAAGTTAGGGAGAATCTGGATGTTTACAGGCAAATCAGTAAAGACGAGTTCATCTACGTTAGTAATTTTAATTACATGTCGAAGATGGGCTTTAACTTTTCACTTGAAAAATTTAAAGGCGATAAATTAGAGTATAAAATTTCGGCAAACCGAATCAAATGGAACGAAGCAGACAGTACTTATACTTTGTTTGGTTTTAAAAAGCGAATAGTCGGAGAATTAGATGATAAACTGGAATCTGCTTCGCAAAAAGATATGGTGTTGAATTTTGATATTGATGATTTAACTCCTGTGGTCTACATTGCGGAAACAATGACTTTCGGAGAATTGAATAAATTCATTGAAAAAGAAAGAGCAAGAGGATCTTCGAATATCAATACCTATGAAGTTGTAAAATACAAAAAGTTCAGTTTACCTGTTTCGGCTTTTATCCTGACGATTATCGCTGTAGCGGTTTCGGCAATGAAACGAAGAGGAGGAATGGGGGTTAACCTTGCGCTGGGAATTGCATTAGCTTTTACGTTCATCTTCTTTGATAAAGTATTCGGGACATTGGCAGAAGCTTCGAGTATGCCACCGTTTGTAGCTGTTTGGCTTCCTAATTTTATTTTCGGAATATTAGCGATTTATCTGTTGAGGAATGCAAAACGATAA
- the tgt gene encoding tRNA guanosine(34) transglycosylase Tgt, whose product MKFDLVQKDPQTKARAGFITTDHGVIETPIFMPVGTVATVKGVHQRELKDDINPDIILGNTYHLYLRPQTEILEKAGGLHKFMNWDRNILTDSGGYQVYSLSSNRKIKEEGVKFKSHIDGSYHFFTPENVMEIQRTIGADIIMAFDECTPYPCDYRYAQKSMKMTHRWLDRCIKHLENLPFKYGYEQTFFPIVQGSTYKDLRAQSAEYIANAGAQGNAIGGLSVGEPAEEMYAMTEVVTAILPEDKPRYLMGVGTPINILENIALGIDMFDCVMPTRNARNGMLFTANGTINIKNKKWEADFSPIDEMGHTFVDTEYSKAYLRHLFSVNEYLGKQIATIHNLGFYMWLVREARVHILAGDFREWKEMMVKNMSQRL is encoded by the coding sequence ATGAAGTTTGATTTAGTACAGAAAGACCCACAAACAAAGGCAAGAGCCGGATTCATCACTACAGATCACGGCGTGATTGAAACACCTATTTTTATGCCTGTGGGAACCGTTGCAACCGTAAAGGGAGTGCATCAGCGAGAGTTGAAAGACGATATCAATCCGGATATTATCTTAGGGAATACCTATCATTTATACCTTCGTCCGCAAACCGAAATCCTTGAAAAAGCAGGAGGTTTGCATAAGTTCATGAACTGGGACCGAAACATATTGACGGATTCGGGTGGTTATCAGGTATATTCGCTTTCGTCTAACCGAAAAATCAAAGAAGAAGGGGTGAAATTTAAATCCCATATAGACGGTTCTTATCATTTTTTTACACCTGAAAATGTGATGGAAATTCAGCGTACTATAGGTGCGGATATCATTATGGCTTTCGATGAATGTACGCCGTATCCGTGTGACTATCGTTATGCTCAGAAATCCATGAAAATGACGCATCGCTGGTTGGACCGTTGTATCAAGCATTTGGAAAATTTACCATTTAAATACGGTTACGAACAGACTTTTTTCCCAATTGTTCAGGGAAGTACTTATAAAGATTTGCGTGCGCAGTCTGCTGAGTATATTGCAAATGCAGGTGCGCAGGGTAATGCCATTGGCGGACTTTCGGTTGGTGAGCCGGCCGAAGAAATGTATGCAATGACAGAGGTCGTTACGGCAATTCTTCCGGAAGACAAACCTCGTTATTTAATGGGAGTGGGTACACCAATAAACATTCTTGAAAATATCGCACTTGGAATAGATATGTTCGACTGTGTTATGCCTACGCGTAATGCAAGAAACGGAATGCTGTTCACGGCTAACGGAACAATCAATATCAAAAATAAAAAGTGGGAAGCTGATTTTTCACCTATCGATGAAATGGGGCACACTTTTGTGGATACGGAATATTCCAAGGCGTATTTGCGCCACTTGTTTTCGGTTAACGAATATCTGGGGAAACAAATCGCTACGATTCACAACTTAGGTTTTTACATGTGGTTGGTTCGTGAAGCAAGAGTACATATTTTAGCCGGGGATTTCCGTGAGTGGAAAGAAATGATGGTAAAAAACATGAGTCAGCGACTATAA
- a CDS encoding transketolase, whose protein sequence is MKRNTQQLSNLTIQVRRDILRMVHAVNSGHPGGSLGCTEFLVVLYQNIMERKPGFDMDGIGEDIFFLSNGHISPVFYSVLARSGYFPVSELATFRKLNSRLQGHPTTHEGLPGIRMASGSLGQGLSVAVGAAQAKKLNNDNHFVYALLGDGELQEGQNWEAIMYASAKKVDNLIATIDLNGKQIDGPTDEVLNMGSVKAKFEAFDWDVVEIKEGNNIEDIIAGLNHAKALAGKGKPVCILLHTEMGHGVDYMMHTHAWHGKAPNDEQLAVALAQNYSEDEIDY, encoded by the coding sequence ATGAAGCGTAACACACAACAATTAAGCAATTTAACGATTCAGGTAAGAAGAGACATTCTTCGTATGGTACACGCTGTAAATTCAGGTCATCCGGGAGGTTCTTTGGGATGTACTGAGTTCTTGGTGGTTTTATACCAAAATATAATGGAGCGCAAACCAGGTTTTGACATGGACGGCATCGGGGAAGATATTTTCTTCTTATCAAACGGACATATTTCACCGGTTTTCTACAGTGTTCTTGCAAGAAGCGGATATTTCCCTGTTTCAGAATTGGCTACTTTCAGAAAATTAAATTCAAGATTACAAGGTCACCCAACCACTCATGAAGGCTTACCGGGAATAAGAATGGCGTCTGGCTCATTAGGTCAAGGTTTATCTGTGGCTGTTGGAGCTGCTCAAGCTAAAAAGCTTAACAATGACAACCATTTCGTTTATGCGTTATTGGGAGATGGTGAACTTCAGGAAGGTCAAAACTGGGAAGCTATCATGTATGCTTCTGCAAAAAAAGTAGACAACTTGATTGCTACCATTGATTTGAACGGAAAGCAAATTGACGGTCCTACCGATGAAGTATTGAACATGGGAAGTGTGAAAGCTAAATTTGAAGCTTTTGACTGGGATGTTGTTGAAATCAAAGAAGGAAACAACATTGAAGATATCATTGCAGGATTAAACCACGCCAAAGCACTTGCAGGAAAAGGCAAGCCGGTTTGTATTTTATTACACACCGAAATGGGACATGGTGTAGACTATATGATGCACACACACGCTTGGCACGGAAAAGCTCCGAACGACGAGCAATTGGCTGTAGCTTTAGCTCAAAACTATTCTGAAGACGAAATAGACTATTAG
- a CDS encoding transketolase family protein — translation MKKYTNTGSKDTRSGFGAGMTELGQKNENVVALCADLIGSLKFDEFKKNHPERFFQIGIAEANMIGIAAGLTIGGKIPFTGTFANFSTGRVYDQIRQSVAYSDKNVKICASHAGLTLGEDGATHQILEDIGLMKMLPGMTVINTCDYNQTKAATLALADHHGPAYLRFGRPVVPNFMPADEPFIIGKAIMLNEGTDVTIIATGHLVWEALIAAEALEAKGISAEVINIHTIKPLDEEAILKSVAKTGCVVTAEEHNILGGLGESVARTLALNNPKPQEFVAVQDSFGESGTPEQLMEKYKLNNQAIVEAVERVMKRK, via the coding sequence ATGAAAAAATATACAAATACAGGAAGTAAAGATACCCGTTCAGGATTTGGAGCGGGAATGACCGAATTAGGTCAGAAAAACGAAAACGTGGTAGCACTTTGTGCTGACCTTATCGGGTCGTTAAAATTTGACGAATTCAAAAAGAACCACCCGGAGCGTTTTTTCCAGATTGGAATTGCTGAAGCAAACATGATTGGAATTGCAGCCGGTTTAACCATCGGAGGAAAAATTCCTTTCACAGGAACTTTTGCCAACTTCTCTACAGGAAGAGTTTACGATCAGATTCGTCAATCCGTTGCGTATTCTGATAAAAACGTAAAAATCTGTGCTTCTCACGCAGGTTTAACATTAGGAGAAGACGGTGCAACCCACCAAATCCTGGAAGACATCGGGTTAATGAAAATGTTACCTGGAATGACTGTAATCAACACTTGTGATTACAACCAGACAAAGGCTGCAACTTTAGCCTTGGCTGATCACCATGGCCCTGCATATTTACGTTTCGGACGTCCGGTAGTGCCCAACTTCATGCCTGCTGACGAACCTTTCATTATCGGTAAAGCAATTATGTTAAACGAAGGAACAGATGTTACGATTATCGCAACAGGTCACTTAGTTTGGGAAGCATTAATTGCTGCTGAAGCCTTGGAAGCAAAAGGAATTTCTGCCGAGGTAATCAATATCCACACCATCAAACCTTTAGATGAAGAAGCGATTTTAAAATCGGTTGCCAAAACAGGTTGTGTGGTTACTGCCGAAGAACACAATATCTTAGGAGGTTTAGGAGAAAGCGTTGCCAGAACATTAGCATTAAACAATCCGAAACCACAGGAATTCGTAGCCGTTCAGGACAGTTTTGGAGAATCCGGAACACCAGAGCAGTTAATGGAAAAATATAAGTTAAACAATCAAGCGATTGTCGAAGCTGTAGAAAGAGTAATGAAAAGAAAATAA
- a CDS encoding FKBP-type peptidyl-prolyl cis-trans isomerase encodes MNRIFKIFGILTLGILFAKCEEDDSVGPTPAKPHSEVYPKDLIKIEEYLKTHYVEANDLNGDGDIKIGEEVEVGGELKKEVEIKPLDATHTVSIWDQTEYPLQNKIVKLHGVDFKVYYLKFDGKADTDAEGDKPCGVDRVYVSYEGTLLDGSQFDYHPNPSEFNLAEVIKGWEYMFPEFRAGFFDSPDSDGTLNPRNFGSGVMFLPSGLGYYHQNFGNIPSYSPLVFTFNLFAVTRLDQDFDKIESRYEYAFNSDGSLIDTDSDDIPDIFDADDDNDGYLTKVEIEKPSPYLGPSAYYPFNPFTVEDDPATTEDESVTKSEPKGIPDASGDGTTETRLRRHLDKTAKPPYTVY; translated from the coding sequence ATGAATAGAATTTTTAAGATATTCGGTATTTTGACTCTGGGAATATTGTTTGCTAAGTGTGAAGAAGACGATTCGGTTGGGCCAACGCCTGCCAAACCTCATAGCGAAGTTTACCCTAAGGATTTGATTAAAATCGAAGAATATCTGAAAACGCATTATGTCGAAGCAAACGATTTAAATGGCGATGGCGATATAAAAATAGGAGAGGAAGTCGAAGTAGGTGGTGAGCTGAAGAAAGAAGTTGAGATTAAACCTCTTGATGCAACTCATACGGTTTCTATTTGGGATCAGACCGAATATCCTTTGCAGAACAAAATCGTTAAGCTTCACGGAGTGGATTTTAAAGTGTATTATTTGAAATTTGACGGTAAAGCGGATACTGATGCGGAAGGGGATAAGCCTTGCGGAGTTGACCGAGTGTATGTTTCGTATGAAGGAACCCTTTTGGATGGAAGCCAGTTTGATTATCATCCAAATCCGTCTGAGTTTAATTTGGCTGAGGTTATAAAAGGTTGGGAATACATGTTCCCGGAATTCAGAGCCGGTTTTTTTGATTCTCCGGACTCCGATGGTACTTTGAACCCACGAAATTTTGGTTCTGGAGTGATGTTTTTGCCATCCGGTTTAGGATATTACCATCAGAATTTTGGTAACATTCCTAGTTATTCGCCGCTTGTTTTTACATTTAATTTATTTGCGGTTACCCGTCTGGATCAGGATTTTGATAAAATTGAATCCAGATATGAATATGCTTTTAATTCCGATGGTAGTTTGATTGATACTGATTCGGATGACATTCCGGATATTTTTGATGCTGATGATGATAATGATGGTTATTTAACTAAAGTAGAGATTGAAAAGCCAAGCCCATATTTGGGACCAAGTGCTTATTATCCTTTTAATCCTTTTACGGTAGAGGATGATCCTGCGACCACAGAAGATGAAAGTGTGACGAAAAGTGAGCCAAAAGGAATTCCAGATGCGTCTGGTGACGGTACAACAGAAACAAGGTTAAGAAGACATTTGGATAAAACGGCAAAACCGCCATATACAGTTTATTAA
- a CDS encoding RNA-binding S4 domain-containing protein, translating into MRIDKYLWCVRYYKTRSIATEACKKGHITVNGQEAKPSKEVFPSDKITLRKDQITYILSVLDVPQNRVGPKLVDIYRKDETPAEAFEHLELLKLSKEHYRTKGQGRPTKKDRRDIEDYTIDPDEHHEEPTE; encoded by the coding sequence ATGAGAATTGACAAATACCTCTGGTGTGTACGCTACTACAAAACCAGAAGCATAGCCACCGAAGCCTGCAAAAAAGGACACATTACCGTAAACGGACAAGAAGCCAAACCTTCCAAAGAAGTATTTCCTTCCGACAAAATTACGCTTCGGAAAGACCAGATTACCTATATTTTATCTGTTTTGGATGTTCCTCAAAACAGAGTTGGCCCCAAACTGGTTGATATTTACCGTAAAGACGAAACACCGGCAGAAGCTTTTGAACATTTAGAATTACTTAAACTTTCAAAAGAACATTACCGCACCAAAGGTCAGGGACGACCAACCAAAAAAGACCGCAGAGACATTGAAGATTACACTATCGATCCAGACGAACATCATGAAGAACCAACTGAATAG
- a CDS encoding TPMT family class I SAM-dependent methyltransferase yields the protein MKNQLNSEYWENRYQTNQTGWDAGSVTTPLKEYIDQIKDKNLKILIPGAGNGYELDYFLSKGFKNVFVADFAESPLQNIKKRIPEFPDSQLLQTDFFVLEGKFDLIMEQTFFCALSPELRKNYVTKMHSLLSDKGKLFGLLFDFPLTEDGPPFGGSKEEYTNLFSELFNIKTLETAHNSIQPRKARELFFIVTPK from the coding sequence ATGAAGAACCAACTGAATAGCGAGTATTGGGAAAACCGATACCAAACAAACCAAACCGGATGGGATGCAGGCAGCGTAACCACACCTCTTAAGGAGTATATCGATCAGATTAAAGACAAAAACCTTAAGATTCTTATTCCCGGAGCCGGAAACGGTTACGAACTGGATTATTTCCTTTCCAAAGGTTTTAAAAATGTATTTGTGGCCGACTTTGCCGAAAGCCCCCTTCAGAACATCAAAAAAAGAATTCCTGAATTTCCGGACAGCCAACTCCTTCAGACCGACTTTTTTGTTTTGGAAGGAAAATTCGACTTAATCATGGAGCAGACATTCTTTTGTGCCCTGTCGCCGGAACTTAGAAAAAATTATGTTACCAAAATGCATTCCTTACTTTCCGATAAAGGAAAACTATTTGGTTTACTGTTTGATTTTCCCCTGACAGAAGACGGCCCTCCTTTTGGCGGAAGCAAAGAAGAGTACACAAATCTGTTTTCAGAGCTTTTCAATATTAAAACTTTGGAAACCGCTCACAATTCAATACAACCAAGAAAAGCACGCGAACTGTTTTTTATTGTCACACCAAAATAA
- a CDS encoding phosphoribosyltransferase family protein, which translates to MKNIILTQSEIQHKTKRIAYQIYETFVDENEVVLAGIANSGYIFAQKIARELAEISDLKVILCEVRINKNNPQDEITTSLEVSEYQNKGLVLIDDVLNSGTTLIYGVKHFLDVPLKKFKTAVLVDRNHKKYPVKADFKGISLSTSLLEHIQVVFEENDEYAYLS; encoded by the coding sequence ATGAAAAACATCATTTTAACACAAAGCGAAATCCAGCACAAAACCAAACGTATTGCTTACCAAATCTATGAAACCTTTGTGGATGAAAATGAAGTGGTACTAGCCGGAATAGCGAACAGCGGTTACATTTTTGCACAGAAAATCGCTCGCGAACTAGCCGAGATTTCCGATTTGAAAGTTATTTTATGTGAAGTAAGAATCAACAAGAACAATCCACAGGATGAAATTACGACTTCTTTAGAAGTGTCCGAGTATCAAAACAAGGGATTAGTTTTGATTGACGATGTTCTGAATTCGGGCACAACATTAATTTACGGTGTAAAGCATTTCCTCGACGTTCCTTTAAAGAAATTCAAGACAGCAGTGTTGGTAGACCGAAATCATAAAAAATACCCTGTAAAAGCTGATTTTAAAGGCATTTCCCTGTCTACATCCTTGCTGGAGCACATCCAGGTTGTTTTTGAAGAGAATGACGAATACGCTTATTTAAGCTAA
- a CDS encoding shikimate kinase yields the protein MKKIVLVGYMGSGKSTVGKLLSEKTEIPFFDLDAIIEEKEQKTISELFSEIGEIRFRKIEHEMLNNFMAAYDHYILSLGGGTPCYANNHLQLQKEGVDSIYLKGSIHELTKRLMPQKKYRPLIAHQSDEELHEFIAKHLFDRSYFYLKSKHVVSVDGKNPEDVVEEIIRLLA from the coding sequence ATGAAAAAAATTGTGTTAGTTGGGTATATGGGAAGCGGAAAATCGACTGTAGGTAAATTATTGTCGGAAAAAACCGAAATTCCTTTTTTTGACCTTGATGCCATAATCGAAGAAAAGGAACAAAAAACGATTTCTGAGCTATTTTCGGAAATTGGAGAAATCCGTTTTCGGAAAATAGAACATGAAATGCTAAACAATTTTATGGCAGCTTACGATCACTACATATTAAGTTTAGGAGGAGGAACGCCGTGTTACGCAAATAATCATTTGCAATTGCAAAAAGAGGGTGTCGACTCTATATATTTAAAAGGATCGATTCATGAGCTTACGAAACGTCTGATGCCTCAAAAGAAATACCGCCCGCTGATTGCTCATCAAAGCGACGAGGAACTGCACGAGTTTATTGCAAAGCATTTGTTTGACAGAAGTTATTTCTACCTCAAATCAAAGCATGTTGTTTCGGTGGACGGTAAGAATCCGGAAGATGTAGTAGAGGAAATAATTCGGCTTTTAGCTTAA